Proteins co-encoded in one Thermoanaerobaculia bacterium genomic window:
- a CDS encoding response regulator transcription factor, whose protein sequence is MKSEPRILVVDPDEEERELVAATARQISAECDWCTSGDEALRRIAGIRYDAILLDVLMKDNSGYELCRAMKADSETADIPILFATTRNRAEDVLEGFQALAFDFLVKPYRPRELRARLANAIRLRALLEEMKARVRFYERVLRVGRGLALARTAAEAEETIGRELERLVDAFGAHGVAVESAGRAIFSVGDQAGSLAAEIPFDQSGVEGTLRVWRETAADSEERVRLLDFAATLARGMARHGFAVRNGTAASR, encoded by the coding sequence ATGAAGTCGGAACCGCGGATTCTCGTCGTGGACCCGGACGAGGAGGAGCGCGAGCTCGTCGCCGCCACGGCGAGACAGATCTCCGCCGAATGCGACTGGTGCACCAGCGGCGACGAGGCGCTCCGGCGGATCGCCGGAATCCGCTACGACGCGATCCTCCTCGACGTCCTGATGAAGGACAATTCCGGCTACGAGCTCTGCCGCGCGATGAAGGCGGACTCCGAGACCGCCGACATCCCCATCCTCTTCGCGACGACCCGCAACCGCGCCGAGGACGTCCTCGAGGGCTTCCAGGCGCTGGCCTTCGACTTTCTCGTCAAGCCGTACCGCCCGCGGGAGCTCCGCGCCCGGCTCGCCAACGCGATCCGCCTCCGCGCCCTCCTCGAGGAGATGAAGGCCCGCGTCCGCTTCTACGAGAGGGTCCTCCGGGTGGGCCGCGGCCTCGCCCTCGCCCGCACCGCGGCGGAGGCGGAAGAGACGATCGGACGCGAGCTCGAGCGGCTCGTCGATGCGTTCGGCGCGCACGGCGTCGCGGTCGAGTCGGCAGGACGCGCGATCTTCTCGGTCGGCGACCAGGCCGGGTCGCTCGCGGCCGAGATCCCCTTCGACCAGTCGGGCGTCGAGGGCACGTTGCGCGTCTGGAGGGAGACCGCCGCCGACTCGGAGGAGCGGGTGCGTCTGCTGGATTTTGCCGCGACTCTCGCCCGCGGGATGGCGCGACACGGATTCGCGGTGCGCAACGGCACCGCCGCCTCCCGCTGA
- the cysS gene encoding cysteine--tRNA ligase, whose translation MPLTLYNTLGRTLQPFASIEPGHVRMYTCGPTIYNRVHIGNLRTFVWEDVLRRSLKRLGWRVTQVMNLTDVDDKTIRGAAQAQRPLREFTERYAEAFFRDLDTLGVEKAEHYPRATEHVPEMIALIEKLKARGHTYESDGSVWFRISTFPDYGKLSGIDLSHARQGARVADDEYEKDDPKDFALWKAAKPGEPAWDSPYSSGRPGWHLECSAMSMRYLGESFDIHTGAVDNIFPHHENEIAQSEGATGKKFVNYWLHAEHLIVDGEKMSKSKGNFYLLSDVLARRSDPAAVRYLFLSVPYRQKLNFTFDALDAAAAAVQRLRNVEANLSDYARRRPEGEETAAELTEKLRAAFDDALADDLNTAKALGALFDWVRDVNLSIERGEITGADARAALGALRGVDAVLGVLPPPEILPAEVEALIEERLAARGRKDFTRSDAIRADLLARGVVLEDTPHGTRWKKA comes from the coding sequence ATGCCCCTGACGCTCTACAACACCCTCGGCCGGACCCTGCAGCCGTTCGCGTCGATCGAGCCCGGCCACGTGCGCATGTACACGTGCGGTCCGACGATCTACAACCGCGTCCACATCGGAAACCTCCGGACGTTCGTTTGGGAGGACGTCCTCCGCCGGTCGCTCAAACGCCTCGGGTGGCGCGTCACCCAGGTCATGAACCTCACCGACGTCGACGACAAGACGATCCGCGGCGCGGCTCAGGCGCAGCGGCCTTTGCGCGAGTTCACCGAGCGGTACGCGGAGGCTTTCTTCCGCGACCTCGACACGCTCGGCGTCGAGAAGGCGGAGCACTATCCGCGCGCCACGGAGCACGTGCCCGAGATGATCGCCCTGATCGAGAAGCTCAAGGCGCGCGGGCATACCTACGAGAGCGACGGCTCCGTCTGGTTCCGGATTTCGACGTTCCCCGACTACGGGAAGCTCTCGGGGATCGACCTCTCGCACGCGCGCCAGGGGGCACGCGTCGCCGATGACGAGTACGAGAAGGACGACCCGAAGGACTTCGCGCTCTGGAAGGCGGCCAAGCCCGGAGAGCCCGCGTGGGATTCTCCCTATTCGAGCGGGCGGCCCGGCTGGCACCTCGAGTGCTCGGCGATGTCGATGCGGTATCTGGGCGAATCGTTCGACATCCACACGGGCGCGGTCGACAATATCTTTCCGCACCACGAGAACGAGATCGCCCAGAGCGAGGGAGCGACCGGAAAGAAGTTCGTGAACTACTGGCTCCACGCCGAGCACCTGATCGTCGACGGCGAGAAGATGTCGAAGTCGAAGGGGAACTTCTACCTCCTCTCCGACGTTCTCGCGCGGCGCTCCGATCCCGCCGCCGTCCGCTATCTCTTCCTGTCCGTGCCGTACCGCCAGAAGCTGAACTTCACGTTCGACGCTCTCGACGCGGCCGCGGCCGCCGTGCAGCGCCTCCGCAACGTCGAGGCGAACCTCTCCGACTACGCGCGCCGGCGTCCGGAAGGGGAGGAGACGGCGGCGGAGCTGACGGAGAAGCTCCGTGCGGCGTTCGACGATGCGCTCGCCGACGACCTGAACACCGCGAAGGCGCTCGGCGCGCTCTTCGACTGGGTGCGCGACGTGAACCTGTCGATCGAGCGGGGCGAGATCACGGGCGCCGACGCCCGCGCCGCGCTCGGGGCGCTCCGAGGCGTCGATGCCGTTCTCGGCGTGCTCCCTCCGCCGGAGATCCTGCCGGCGGAAGTCGAGGCGCTGATCGAGGAGCGCCTCGCGGCGCGCGGCCGGAAGGACTTCACGCGCTCCGACGCGATCCGCGCCGACCTGCTGGCGCGCGGCGTCGTGCTCGAGGACACGCCGCACGGGACGAGGTGGAAAAAAGCGTAG
- a CDS encoding protein kinase — MLAPLGSGGMGEVYRARDTKLGREVAVKVLPEEFSTDAERLARFEQEARAASALNHPNILTVYDLGSAEGRSFIAMEVVEGKSLRELLEGGPLPPRKGLDLAAQIADGLAKAHAAGIVHRDLKPENIMVSKDGFAKILDFGLAKLTEPARGDVSNLPTAAPATTPGMIMGTVGYMSPEQASGNVVDYRSDQFSFGAIGYEMATGKRAFARNTSAETLAAIIRDEPEPVGEINPKVPSPVRWIVERCLAKDPEDRYASTKDLARDLKSVRDHLSDVSTSSTGGVRGVARPRSRLRLQSAALVAALLLVPAALFVGMRIARPSKPEFRRITFRRGIVRSARFVPGSPTVLYGATWDGEPYRIFSTRPGSPESSAVALPDADLLSVSKSGELAISVHRRAAGSFMLTGMLARTPPSGGTPREVLKDVQIADWSPDGSQLAIVRTVEGRNRLEYPIGKVLYETGGWISHARVSPKGDLVAFCDHPVQGDDAGSVAVVDLAGKKKTLSSGGSRVPAAAWFALQGLAWCPDGTRIWFTATREGSARAIHEVTLGGRERLVTATPGTMTLMDVSADGRALVSRDDWRTGLMGLFPGEKRERSMSWLDWTVVRDLSVDGRRISFDESGEGSSPNGDVYLRATDGSPAVKLGEGSAGEISRDGGWLISISPDYTHVVLLPTGPGEPRPLPAPGFTMSGAAFMPDGKGVVLLGHARGQAPRVYLQEIKSGRAREISPEGVQSLGRVSPDGRWIATRGPDHHIVLYGFNGDPARTVPGTDDDDYPTVWSSDGRSFLVYRRGEVPCKAYWVEAEGGGRVLWRTIDPDDPAGLDTISPVFATPDGKSYVYGFTRILSDLYLVTGLK; from the coding sequence ATCCTCGCTCCTCTGGGGAGCGGAGGCATGGGGGAGGTCTATCGCGCGCGGGACACCAAGCTCGGGCGCGAAGTCGCGGTCAAGGTGCTTCCGGAGGAATTCTCAACGGACGCCGAGCGGCTCGCCCGGTTCGAGCAGGAGGCGCGGGCCGCCTCGGCTCTCAATCACCCGAACATCCTGACCGTCTACGACCTCGGGAGCGCCGAAGGCCGGTCGTTCATCGCGATGGAAGTCGTCGAGGGCAAGTCGCTCCGCGAGCTCCTCGAGGGCGGGCCGCTTCCTCCACGAAAGGGGCTCGATCTGGCGGCCCAGATCGCGGACGGACTCGCCAAGGCGCACGCGGCCGGCATCGTCCATCGGGACCTGAAGCCCGAGAACATCATGGTGTCGAAAGACGGTTTCGCGAAGATCCTCGATTTCGGGCTGGCCAAACTCACCGAGCCGGCGCGCGGGGACGTGTCGAACCTGCCGACGGCCGCTCCGGCGACGACGCCCGGCATGATCATGGGAACGGTCGGCTACATGTCGCCCGAGCAGGCTTCGGGGAATGTCGTGGATTACCGTTCCGACCAGTTCTCCTTCGGCGCGATCGGCTACGAGATGGCCACGGGAAAGAGGGCGTTCGCGCGGAACACCTCGGCCGAAACGCTCGCCGCGATCATCCGCGACGAGCCCGAGCCGGTCGGCGAGATCAATCCGAAGGTCCCCTCGCCCGTGCGCTGGATCGTCGAGCGTTGCCTGGCGAAGGACCCGGAGGACCGGTACGCCTCGACGAAAGATCTCGCGCGGGATCTCAAGAGCGTCCGGGATCACCTCTCCGACGTGTCGACCTCCTCCACGGGAGGCGTTCGCGGCGTGGCGAGGCCGCGCTCGCGACTGCGTCTGCAGTCGGCGGCCCTCGTCGCCGCACTTCTCCTCGTTCCCGCCGCTCTCTTCGTCGGAATGAGGATCGCCCGCCCGTCCAAGCCCGAATTCCGGAGGATCACGTTCCGCCGGGGGATCGTCCGCTCCGCGCGTTTCGTTCCGGGATCTCCGACCGTCCTCTACGGCGCGACCTGGGACGGCGAGCCCTACCGTATTTTCTCGACCCGACCCGGAAGCCCCGAGTCGAGCGCGGTGGCGCTTCCGGACGCGGACCTCCTTTCCGTGTCGAAATCCGGCGAGCTCGCGATTTCGGTCCACCGCCGTGCGGCCGGAAGCTTCATGCTCACGGGAATGCTCGCGAGGACCCCGCCTTCCGGCGGAACGCCGCGGGAAGTCCTGAAGGACGTGCAGATCGCGGACTGGTCGCCGGACGGGTCGCAGCTGGCCATCGTGCGCACGGTCGAAGGACGCAACCGCCTCGAATATCCGATCGGCAAGGTCCTTTATGAGACCGGCGGATGGATCAGCCACGCCCGCGTCTCGCCGAAGGGCGACCTCGTGGCGTTCTGCGACCATCCGGTTCAGGGTGACGATGCCGGGTCCGTCGCCGTCGTCGATCTCGCGGGGAAAAAGAAGACCCTCTCCTCCGGAGGCTCGAGGGTCCCCGCCGCGGCCTGGTTCGCGCTGCAGGGGCTGGCCTGGTGTCCGGACGGGACGAGGATCTGGTTTACGGCCACGCGCGAAGGCTCCGCGCGGGCGATCCACGAGGTCACCCTCGGCGGGCGAGAGCGCCTCGTCACGGCCACCCCCGGCACGATGACGCTGATGGACGTTTCCGCCGACGGGCGCGCGCTCGTGAGCCGGGACGACTGGCGGACGGGGCTGATGGGGCTCTTTCCCGGGGAGAAACGCGAGCGCAGCATGTCATGGCTCGACTGGACGGTCGTGAGGGACCTCTCCGTCGACGGACGGAGGATCAGCTTCGACGAGTCGGGCGAGGGGTCGAGCCCGAACGGCGACGTCTACCTCCGCGCGACGGACGGCTCGCCGGCCGTCAAGCTCGGCGAGGGAAGCGCCGGCGAGATCTCCCGCGACGGCGGCTGGCTCATTTCGATCTCGCCCGATTACACGCACGTCGTCCTCCTGCCGACCGGCCCCGGGGAGCCGCGCCCGCTTCCGGCGCCGGGCTTCACGATGAGCGGTGCCGCGTTCATGCCGGACGGCAAGGGAGTCGTGCTTCTGGGCCACGCGCGCGGACAGGCGCCCCGCGTCTACCTGCAGGAGATCAAGAGCGGAAGAGCGCGGGAGATCTCGCCGGAAGGAGTGCAGAGCCTCGGCCGCGTTTCGCCGGACGGCCGGTGGATCGCCACCCGAGGGCCCGACCACCACATCGTTCTCTACGGGTTCAACGGTGATCCGGCGCGGACGGTCCCGGGAACCGACGACGACGACTATCCGACGGTATGGTCTTCCGACGGGCGGTCGTTTCTGGTGTATCGGAGGGGCGAGGTCCCCTGCAAGGCCTACTGGGTCGAGGCGGAGGGCGGCGGGCGCGTGCTCTGGAGGACGATCGATCCGGACGATCCGGCCGGCCTCGACACGATCTCGCCGGTGTTCGCCACACCCGACGGCAAGTCCTACGTCTACGGCTTCACGCGGATTCTTTCCGACCTCTATCTGGTGACCGGGCTGAAGTGA
- a CDS encoding 3-oxoacyl-[acyl-carrier-protein] synthase III C-terminal domain-containing protein gives MPSPSMVIRGSGVFLPDGVVTNERMSKLMDTTDEWIQQRTGIRERRYARKGTSSADLGAAAAKAALADAGVEARDVDLILFSTMTPAHYFPGNGGIAAAQLGLTRTHAIDLRMQCAGFLSGLHVADAFIRSGTYRRILLIGAECHASFYPWTDREWRVMFGESDEIVPPEMFAIGTALRDRAVIFGDAGGAFVLEANDSGDGRGFLGFEMRTDGTHWDKLYVPAGGSAYFPYFAPEMFQSMATLPIVEGRQVFKLATTAMPAIVKETLAAHGLTIDDLSLLLMHQANLRINESVQKTLGLPDEKVFNNIQKYGNTTAATLPLVFHEAKQAGKAEPGDLVCFTALGAGLHWGAGLVRL, from the coding sequence ATGCCGTCTCCCAGCATGGTCATTCGGGGGTCCGGAGTGTTCCTCCCCGACGGCGTCGTGACGAACGAGCGGATGTCGAAGCTGATGGACACGACCGACGAGTGGATCCAGCAGCGGACGGGGATCCGGGAGCGTCGGTACGCGCGGAAGGGAACGTCCTCCGCCGATCTCGGCGCGGCCGCGGCAAAGGCGGCGCTGGCCGACGCCGGCGTCGAGGCTCGAGACGTCGACCTGATCCTCTTTTCGACGATGACGCCGGCGCACTACTTTCCGGGAAACGGCGGGATCGCGGCGGCCCAGCTCGGCCTGACGCGCACGCACGCGATCGACCTCCGCATGCAGTGCGCCGGATTCCTCTCCGGGCTCCACGTCGCCGACGCGTTCATCCGCTCCGGCACGTACCGGCGCATCCTCCTGATCGGCGCCGAGTGCCACGCGTCCTTCTATCCCTGGACCGATCGCGAATGGCGGGTGATGTTCGGCGAATCGGACGAGATCGTCCCGCCGGAGATGTTCGCGATCGGGACCGCCCTGCGCGACCGCGCGGTCATCTTCGGCGACGCCGGCGGCGCGTTCGTTCTCGAGGCGAACGACTCCGGCGACGGGCGGGGATTCCTGGGCTTCGAGATGCGCACCGACGGCACGCACTGGGACAAGCTCTACGTTCCGGCGGGCGGCTCCGCCTACTTTCCCTACTTCGCGCCGGAGATGTTCCAGAGCATGGCGACGCTGCCGATCGTCGAGGGCCGCCAGGTGTTCAAGCTCGCGACGACGGCGATGCCGGCGATCGTGAAGGAGACGCTCGCCGCGCACGGGCTCACGATCGACGATCTCTCGCTCCTTTTGATGCACCAGGCGAACCTGCGGATCAACGAATCGGTCCAGAAGACGCTCGGGCTGCCCGACGAGAAGGTCTTCAACAACATCCAGAAGTACGGGAACACGACCGCGGCGACGCTCCCGCTCGTCTTCCACGAGGCGAAGCAGGCGGGGAAGGCGGAGCCGGGAGACCTCGTGTGCTTCACCGCCCTGGGGGCGGGGCTCCACTGGGGCGCGGGCCTCGTGCGGCTCTGA